One Legionella hackeliae DNA segment encodes these proteins:
- the rpsL gene encoding 30S ribosomal protein S12 produces the protein MATINQLVRKPRVDAKKKSNVPALESCPQRRGVCTRVYTTTPKKPNSAMRKVARVRLTNGFEVTSYIGGEGHNLQEHSVVLIRGGRVKDLPGVRYHTVRGSLDTSGVNDRKQGRSKYGTKKPKDKK, from the coding sequence ATGGCTACTATTAATCAGTTAGTAAGAAAGCCTCGCGTGGATGCTAAAAAGAAAAGTAACGTCCCCGCATTGGAATCCTGTCCACAACGACGAGGTGTTTGTACTCGTGTATACACAACAACACCTAAAAAGCCTAACTCAGCGATGCGTAAGGTTGCTCGTGTTCGTTTGACGAATGGTTTCGAGGTTACATCCTATATCGGTGGTGAAGGCCACAATTTACAAGAGCACTCTGTAGTATTGATTCGCGGTGGTCGTGTCAAGGACTTACCTGGGGTGCGTTATCATACTGTTCGCGGTAGTTTGGATACCTCTGGTGTTAACGATCGTAAACAAGGCCGTTCTAAGTACGGTACTAAGAAACCAAAAGATAAGAAATAA
- the rpoB gene encoding DNA-directed RNA polymerase subunit beta, translating into MAIAEAKPQYSHAEKKRFRKSFGRQADKMEIPNLLEIQLKSYRDFLETDPNGNGQKTGLHAAFSSVFPIESFSGNARLEYVSYKLGEPAFDVRECKLRGLTYSAPLRVKIRLVVLDKDAAGEPKPIKDIREQDVFMGEIPLMTDVGTFVVNGTERVVVSQLHRSPGVIFEHDRGKTHSSGKLLYSARIIPYRGSWLDFEFDPKDCVFVRIDRRRKLPVTILLRALGYETEDVLAQFFETTVCQLRNGEFHINLIPARLRGEIASFDIVVPETGELIVEQGRRITARHIKMMEKSNMQDLVVPRDYLIGKVLAKNIINTETGEVLAQANDEVSAELLDQLADNGILNFEMIYTNDLDHGSYISDTLRIDPTTSQLEALVEIYRMMRPGEPPTKEAAEALFKNLFFAEDRYDLSAVGRMKFNRRVGRKEDTGPGTLAKEDILAVIKTLIDIRNGIGMVDDIDHLGNRRVRSVGEMAENQFRVGLVRVERAVKERLSLVESENLMPQDLINAKPVSAAVKEFFGSSQLSQFMDQVNPLSGVTHKRRVSALGPGGLTRERAGFEVRDVHTTHYGRVCPIETPEGPNIGLINSLSVYARTNDYGFIETPCRKVIDGRVTDDIEYLSAIEEVDQYIAQSNVPVDAKGNILADLVPCRHQNEFSLTTPDKINYMDVSPKQIVSVAASLIPFLEHDDANRALMGSNMQRQAVPTLRSEKPLVGTGMERTVASDSGVSVVARRGGVIDLVDASRIVVRVNDDETTAGEAGVDIYNLTKYFRSNQDTCINQRPIVSTGDRIQRGDILADGPCTDMGELALGQNLLVAFMPWNGYNFEDSILISERIVQEDRFTTIHIEELTCIARDTKLGTEEITADIPNVGESALASLDESGVVYIGAEVSAGDILVGKVTPKGETQLTPEEKLLRAIFGEKASDVKDSSLRVPSGMNGTVIDVQIFTRDGLEKDERAKSIEEEHLARVRKDLIDERRIREEDIYHRVSNLLLDKVATGGPNSIKPGSKVTSDYLDKVNREKWFDIRVDDEGTSQQLEQLSKQMELLGKEMEKRFNDSRKKIVQGDDLAPGVLKIVKVYLAVKRRIQPGDKMAGRHGNKGVISIVVPVEDMPHMADGTAVDIVLNPLGVPSRMNIGQVLETHLGLAAKGLGQRIADLIDSQHSVAEVRSYLDKIYNHDGQKRIHLNSLADEEVMILADNLRAGVPMATPVFDGASEKEIKAMLELAGLRPDGKTTLYDGRTGKQFDNPVTVGYMYMLKLNHLVDDKMHARSTGSYSLVTQQPLGGKAQFGGQRFGEMEVWALEAYGAAYTLQEMLTVKSDDVGGRTKIYKNIVDGDHRMDPGMPESFNVLLKEIRALGIDIELEHD; encoded by the coding sequence ATGGCAATTGCAGAAGCTAAACCTCAATATTCACATGCTGAGAAAAAACGATTTCGCAAAAGCTTTGGTAGGCAGGCAGATAAAATGGAAATTCCAAATCTGCTTGAAATCCAGCTAAAATCGTATCGCGATTTTTTAGAAACCGATCCTAATGGAAACGGACAGAAAACAGGTTTACATGCTGCGTTCTCATCAGTATTCCCTATAGAAAGCTTTTCTGGAAATGCCAGACTCGAATATGTGAGCTATAAGCTTGGTGAGCCAGCGTTTGATGTACGTGAGTGCAAACTCAGAGGATTAACATATTCTGCACCACTGCGTGTAAAAATTCGTCTGGTTGTTCTAGACAAAGACGCAGCAGGTGAACCCAAACCAATTAAAGATATCCGTGAACAAGACGTATTCATGGGTGAAATTCCTTTAATGACTGACGTAGGTACCTTCGTCGTCAATGGAACCGAACGTGTTGTTGTTTCTCAATTACATCGTTCTCCAGGCGTAATTTTCGAACATGATCGTGGTAAAACACATTCTTCCGGAAAACTGCTATATTCAGCTCGTATTATTCCGTATCGTGGGTCATGGCTTGATTTTGAATTCGATCCAAAAGATTGTGTGTTTGTTAGAATAGATAGACGCCGCAAGTTACCCGTAACTATTTTATTGCGTGCTCTTGGTTATGAAACTGAAGATGTTTTGGCTCAATTTTTTGAAACAACTGTTTGTCAATTAAGAAATGGTGAGTTTCATATTAACCTTATACCCGCAAGATTGCGTGGTGAAATTGCATCCTTTGATATTGTTGTTCCTGAAACTGGTGAGTTAATTGTTGAACAAGGCCGACGCATAACTGCACGTCATATTAAAATGATGGAAAAAAGCAATATGCAAGATCTGGTCGTTCCAAGAGATTATCTGATTGGTAAAGTACTTGCTAAAAATATCATTAATACTGAAACAGGCGAAGTTTTAGCACAGGCTAATGATGAAGTAAGTGCTGAGTTACTCGATCAACTCGCTGATAATGGTATCCTCAACTTTGAGATGATTTATACCAATGATCTAGATCATGGCTCATATATTTCTGATACGCTCAGAATCGACCCAACCACTAGCCAATTAGAAGCATTGGTTGAAATATACCGTATGATGCGTCCGGGGGAACCACCCACTAAAGAAGCTGCAGAAGCATTATTTAAGAATTTATTCTTTGCTGAAGATCGCTATGATCTTTCTGCAGTTGGTCGTATGAAATTTAACCGTCGTGTTGGTAGAAAAGAAGATACTGGTCCTGGAACATTAGCAAAAGAAGATATTCTCGCTGTTATTAAAACTCTTATTGATATACGTAATGGTATCGGTATGGTCGATGATATTGATCATTTAGGTAACCGTCGTGTAAGAAGCGTTGGCGAGATGGCTGAAAACCAATTCCGCGTTGGTCTTGTTCGCGTTGAGCGAGCTGTTAAAGAGCGTTTAAGTTTGGTTGAGTCTGAAAACTTAATGCCACAAGATTTAATTAACGCAAAACCAGTTTCGGCTGCGGTGAAAGAATTCTTCGGCTCAAGCCAATTGTCACAATTTATGGATCAAGTAAATCCACTATCCGGGGTAACTCATAAACGTCGTGTTTCAGCGCTTGGCCCAGGTGGTTTAACTAGAGAGCGTGCAGGTTTTGAGGTGCGTGACGTACATACTACTCACTATGGTCGTGTTTGCCCAATTGAAACGCCTGAAGGTCCAAATATTGGATTGATTAACTCACTCTCAGTATATGCCAGAACTAATGATTATGGTTTTATTGAGACTCCTTGCCGTAAGGTAATTGACGGTCGTGTAACTGACGATATTGAATACCTTTCTGCTATTGAAGAAGTCGATCAATACATTGCGCAGTCTAATGTTCCAGTTGATGCAAAAGGCAATATTCTAGCGGACTTGGTACCTTGCAGACATCAGAATGAGTTTTCTTTAACAACTCCTGATAAAATTAACTATATGGACGTTTCTCCGAAGCAGATCGTTTCTGTTGCTGCTTCTTTGATTCCTTTCCTTGAACATGATGATGCTAACCGTGCACTCATGGGCTCTAACATGCAACGTCAAGCAGTACCAACGTTGCGTTCTGAAAAGCCACTAGTTGGAACAGGTATGGAACGTACTGTTGCTTCGGATTCTGGAGTATCAGTAGTCGCGAGACGTGGTGGAGTCATTGATTTAGTTGATGCTTCTCGTATCGTTGTACGTGTTAATGATGATGAAACTACAGCGGGTGAAGCAGGGGTTGATATTTACAACCTAACGAAATACTTCCGTTCAAACCAAGACACATGTATCAACCAACGTCCTATCGTTTCTACAGGTGATCGTATTCAGCGAGGAGATATTTTGGCTGATGGACCTTGCACCGATATGGGAGAGTTAGCATTAGGACAAAATCTCTTAGTCGCATTCATGCCTTGGAATGGTTACAACTTTGAGGACTCTATTCTTATTTCTGAGCGTATTGTTCAAGAAGATAGATTTACTACTATTCATATTGAAGAGTTAACTTGTATTGCTCGAGATACAAAACTTGGTACTGAAGAAATCACTGCAGATATTCCTAATGTGGGCGAATCAGCATTGGCAAGTTTAGACGAGTCAGGTGTTGTATATATCGGTGCTGAAGTTAGTGCCGGTGATATTTTGGTGGGTAAAGTAACACCAAAAGGAGAAACTCAACTAACGCCTGAGGAAAAATTATTAAGAGCAATATTTGGTGAGAAAGCATCTGATGTTAAGGATTCTTCTTTACGCGTTCCTTCTGGAATGAATGGTACCGTAATCGATGTACAAATATTTACTCGTGATGGTCTTGAGAAAGATGAGCGTGCTAAAAGTATTGAAGAGGAGCACTTAGCTCGTGTTCGTAAAGACTTAATTGATGAAAGACGTATCCGTGAAGAAGATATTTATCACCGTGTAAGTAATTTACTCTTGGATAAAGTGGCTACTGGTGGACCAAACAGCATTAAACCAGGTTCAAAAGTAACCTCTGATTATTTAGATAAAGTAAATAGAGAAAAATGGTTTGATATCCGTGTGGATGATGAAGGAACAAGCCAACAATTAGAACAGCTTTCCAAACAAATGGAATTACTTGGAAAAGAAATGGAAAAGCGTTTTAATGATAGTCGTAAGAAAATTGTTCAAGGTGATGATTTAGCGCCTGGCGTACTTAAGATTGTTAAAGTTTACTTGGCCGTTAAACGTCGTATTCAACCTGGCGATAAAATGGCAGGTCGTCACGGAAACAAAGGGGTTATCTCTATTGTTGTTCCTGTGGAAGATATGCCACACATGGCTGATGGAACCGCTGTCGATATCGTGTTAAATCCTCTTGGTGTTCCTTCACGTATGAACATCGGACAGGTCCTGGAAACCCATTTGGGATTAGCTGCTAAAGGTCTTGGTCAAAGAATAGCTGATCTTATTGATTCTCAACATTCTGTGGCAGAGGTCAGATCATATCTGGATAAAATCTATAATCATGACGGGCAAAAGCGAATTCACTTAAATAGCCTGGCTGATGAGGAGGTCATGATATTGGCTGACAACCTACGTGCTGGTGTTCCTATGGCTACGCCTGTGTTTGATGGGGCTAGTGAAAAAGAAATTAAGGCAATGCTGGAGTTAGCAGGCTTACGTCCAGATGGTAAAACAACGTTGTATGATGGCAGAACTGGTAAGCAATTTGATAATCCAGTAACTGTTGGCTATATGTATATGCTTAAGCTTAATCATTTAGTTGATGATAAGATGCACGCCCGTTCTACAGGATCATATAGCTTGGTAACACAGCAACCACTAGGCGGTAAGGCACAATTTGGTGGCCAGCGCTTTGGGGAGATGGAAGTGTGGGCGTTAGAGGCGTATGGTGCTGCCTATACGTTGCAAGAGATGTTAACAGTTAAATCAGATGATGTCGGAGGACGCACGAAGATTTATAAAAATATAGTTGATGGTGACCATCGTATGGATCCTGGTATGCCTGAATCATTCAATGTTTTATTGAAAGAAATAAGAGCATTAGGTATCGATATCGAACTGGAACATGACTAA
- the rpsG gene encoding 30S ribosomal protein S7 produces the protein MPRRREVPKREILPDPKHHSELLAKFINVLMVSGKKSIAEKVIYGALELLNDRVKKTKKNDEEGGDEGSSGAATSVLRYFEQALDNVRPSVEVRSRRVGGATYQVPVEVRTDRSIALGMRWIVQAARSRGEKGMMLRLAGELTDAFENKGSAVKKREDTHKMAKANQAFAHFRWN, from the coding sequence ATGCCAAGAAGAAGAGAAGTCCCCAAACGAGAAATTTTACCTGATCCTAAGCATCACAGTGAATTGCTCGCAAAATTTATTAACGTACTAATGGTTAGTGGAAAGAAGTCCATTGCTGAAAAAGTAATCTATGGTGCTTTGGAATTATTGAATGACCGCGTAAAGAAAACAAAGAAAAACGATGAAGAAGGTGGCGATGAAGGTAGTTCAGGCGCTGCAACTAGTGTTCTTCGTTATTTCGAACAGGCTCTTGATAACGTTCGCCCGAGCGTTGAAGTAAGATCTCGTCGCGTTGGTGGTGCTACTTATCAGGTTCCAGTTGAAGTACGTACTGATAGAAGTATTGCATTAGGTATGCGTTGGATTGTGCAAGCTGCTCGTTCTCGTGGTGAAAAAGGTATGATGTTACGCCTCGCCGGAGAATTGACGGACGCGTTTGAAAATAAAGGATCTGCAGTTAAAAAGCGTGAAGATACACATAAAATGGCAAAAGCCAACCAAGCCTTTGCTCATTTTAGATGGAATTAA
- the rpoC gene encoding DNA-directed RNA polymerase subunit beta', protein MSDLLGILKQQGQSEEFDAIKIALASPDLIRSWSYGEVKKPETINYRTFKPERDGLFCAKTFGPVKDYECLCGKYKRLKHRGVICEKCGVELALAKVRRERMGHIELASPVAHIWFLKSLPSRIGLLLDMTLRDIERVLYFEAFVVVDPGMTELERGQLLNDEVYLDAMEQYGDEFDARMGAEAIRDLLRQIDLEEEIKSLREELPTTNSETKIKKITKRLKLLEAFQESGNKPEWMIMDVLPVLPPDLRPLVPLDGGRFATSDLNDLYRRVINRNNRLKRLLDLNAPDIIVRNEKRMLQESVDALLDNGRRGRAITGTNKRPLKSLADMIKGKQGRFRQNLLGKRVDYSGRSVIVVGPTLRLHQCGLPKKMALELFKPFIFSKLEFRGLATTIKAAKKMVEREDPVVWDILDDVIREHPILLNRAPTLHRLGIQAFEPVLIEGKAIQLHPLVCTAYNADFDGDQMAVHVPLTLEAQLEARSLMMSTNNILSPASGEPIIVPSQDVVLGLYYLTRERVNAPGEGKIFASPQEAQNFYEAGYVDIHAKVKIRMSREDSEGYHLVETTVGRAILSDILPKGMSFSLINRAMTKKAISKVVDTCYRKFGLKETVIFADQLMYTGFKFATRAGASIGIEDMEIPDDKAAIIEQADNEVREIEAQYRSGLVTNGERYNKVIDIWSRTNEMVAKSMMAKIATEEVETRDGKTTRQESFNPIFMMADSGARGSAAQIRQLAGMRGLMAAPDGSIIETPITANFREGLNVFQYFISTHGARKGLADTALKTANSGYLTRRLVDVAQDVVITEDDCGTENGILMQPLIEGGDIVEPLHERVLGRVVATDVYIPNQGEPIVTAGTLLDEDWVEKLEKFGVDQVSVRSPITCETRFGLCAKCYGRDLARGHLVNTGEAVGIIAAQSIGEPGTQLTMRTFHIGGAASRATAANNIQIKNKGVIRLHNIKTVSHENSNLVAVSRSGEVSIVDDFGRERERYKLPYGAVLTVHDNMSVEAGQVIATWDPHTHPVISEVSGKLKFVDLIEGMTMNRQTDELTGLSNIVVIDAKQRTAAGKDLRPMVKLVSDDGDEIYLAGTNVPAQYYLPVDAIINFEDGSTVGVGDVIARIPQERSKTRDITGGLPRVADLFEARKPKDAAVMAEVSGLVNFGKETKGKRRLIITASEHHSHEELIPKWRHISVFEGEHVERGEVIADGPLNPHDILRLLGVGALANYIVNEVQDVYRLQGVKINDKHIEVIVRQMLRKRVITYSGDSKFLVGEQIEESVMLQENDKLGTENKELAQGIPILLGITKASLATESFISAASFQETTRVLTEAAVSGKVDDLRGLKENVMVGRLIPAGTGYAYHQGRKARRAKAAAGSEQGTHTVTASDVEHALSEALNADHHDH, encoded by the coding sequence ATGAGTGATTTGCTTGGCATCCTCAAACAACAAGGTCAAAGTGAAGAGTTTGATGCGATTAAAATTGCATTGGCTTCACCCGATTTAATTCGTTCATGGTCCTACGGTGAAGTTAAAAAGCCTGAGACCATTAACTATCGTACATTTAAACCGGAGCGTGATGGTTTATTTTGCGCTAAAACATTTGGTCCTGTTAAGGATTATGAATGTTTGTGTGGTAAATATAAGCGACTTAAGCACCGTGGTGTTATTTGTGAAAAGTGCGGTGTTGAGCTAGCACTTGCTAAAGTCCGTCGCGAAAGAATGGGCCATATTGAACTGGCAAGTCCTGTTGCGCACATATGGTTCCTTAAGTCACTTCCATCCCGTATCGGCTTATTGTTAGATATGACTTTACGTGATATTGAGCGTGTGCTTTATTTTGAAGCATTTGTTGTTGTTGATCCAGGCATGACTGAACTTGAGCGTGGTCAATTACTCAATGATGAAGTTTATCTTGATGCAATGGAACAGTATGGTGATGAATTTGACGCACGTATGGGTGCAGAAGCGATTCGTGACTTATTACGTCAAATTGATTTGGAAGAAGAGATTAAATCACTTCGTGAAGAGTTACCAACAACAAACTCAGAAACCAAGATCAAGAAAATTACAAAACGACTCAAACTACTTGAAGCTTTCCAAGAATCAGGTAATAAGCCTGAATGGATGATCATGGATGTCTTACCAGTACTTCCACCTGATCTGCGTCCATTAGTACCATTAGATGGTGGCCGTTTTGCAACATCGGATTTAAATGATCTGTATCGCCGAGTTATTAATCGTAACAACCGACTAAAGCGTCTTCTTGATTTAAATGCACCTGACATTATCGTGCGTAATGAGAAGCGTATGCTGCAAGAGTCTGTTGACGCCCTTCTTGATAATGGTCGTCGTGGTCGTGCTATTACAGGTACAAACAAGCGTCCGCTAAAGTCATTAGCAGATATGATTAAAGGTAAGCAAGGTCGCTTCAGACAGAACCTTCTTGGTAAACGTGTGGATTATTCTGGCCGTTCTGTAATTGTAGTAGGCCCTACTTTACGTTTACATCAATGCGGTCTACCCAAAAAAATGGCGTTGGAACTCTTTAAACCATTTATTTTTAGTAAGCTAGAGTTCCGAGGTTTAGCAACGACCATTAAAGCGGCTAAGAAAATGGTTGAACGCGAAGATCCTGTGGTATGGGATATTCTCGATGACGTTATTCGTGAGCATCCAATTCTGCTTAACCGTGCGCCGACTTTACACCGTTTGGGTATTCAGGCATTTGAACCCGTGTTGATTGAAGGTAAAGCTATTCAATTACACCCACTTGTGTGTACAGCATACAACGCTGACTTCGACGGGGACCAAATGGCGGTACACGTACCTCTGACCTTGGAAGCCCAGTTAGAAGCACGTTCACTCATGATGTCAACCAATAACATTTTGTCACCAGCGAGTGGAGAGCCAATTATTGTTCCTAGTCAGGACGTGGTACTTGGTTTGTACTATTTAACAAGAGAGCGTGTAAATGCTCCAGGCGAAGGTAAAATTTTTGCAAGCCCGCAAGAAGCTCAAAATTTCTACGAAGCAGGTTATGTAGATATCCATGCGAAAGTAAAAATAAGAATGTCTCGTGAAGATTCTGAAGGTTACCACTTAGTTGAAACAACAGTGGGTCGCGCTATTCTTTCAGATATTCTTCCAAAAGGTATGTCATTCTCTTTAATTAACAGAGCAATGACTAAAAAAGCAATATCCAAAGTAGTAGATACTTGCTACCGTAAATTTGGATTGAAAGAAACAGTTATTTTTGCTGACCAATTAATGTATACAGGATTTAAGTTTGCTACTCGTGCCGGTGCTTCAATCGGTATTGAAGATATGGAAATTCCTGACGACAAGGCAGCGATTATTGAACAAGCTGACAATGAAGTTCGTGAAATCGAAGCACAATATCGTTCAGGTTTAGTAACCAATGGCGAGCGTTATAATAAAGTTATCGATATTTGGTCTCGTACCAATGAAATGGTTGCCAAATCGATGATGGCTAAGATTGCTACAGAAGAAGTTGAAACACGTGATGGGAAAACAACTCGTCAAGAGTCATTTAATCCAATCTTTATGATGGCTGACTCAGGCGCGAGGGGTTCTGCCGCACAGATCAGACAGCTCGCTGGTATGCGTGGATTGATGGCTGCTCCTGACGGTTCAATTATTGAAACGCCAATTACAGCAAACTTCCGTGAAGGATTGAACGTATTCCAGTACTTTATTTCTACCCACGGAGCACGTAAAGGTCTTGCCGATACTGCATTAAAGACTGCTAACTCTGGATACTTGACACGTCGCTTAGTGGATGTCGCTCAAGACGTAGTCATTACTGAAGATGATTGTGGTACTGAGAACGGCATATTGATGCAACCATTGATTGAAGGTGGAGACATTGTAGAACCATTACACGAGCGTGTTTTAGGTCGTGTAGTTGCTACTGATGTTTACATTCCAAATCAAGGTGAACCAATTGTAACTGCGGGTACTTTGCTTGATGAAGATTGGGTTGAAAAACTTGAGAAATTTGGTGTTGACCAAGTGTCGGTTCGTTCACCAATTACTTGTGAAACGAGATTTGGTCTTTGTGCGAAATGCTATGGTCGTGATTTAGCTCGTGGACATTTGGTTAACACCGGCGAAGCAGTGGGCATTATTGCTGCACAGTCAATCGGTGAACCTGGAACACAGTTGACCATGCGTACCTTCCATATCGGAGGGGCGGCTTCAAGAGCAACCGCTGCAAATAATATTCAAATTAAGAATAAAGGGGTTATCCGTCTACACAACATTAAGACGGTTTCTCATGAAAATAGCAATTTAGTAGCTGTATCACGTTCTGGGGAAGTATCTATTGTTGATGATTTCGGACGTGAGCGTGAGCGTTATAAATTGCCTTATGGCGCAGTTTTAACCGTACATGACAACATGTCAGTAGAAGCAGGCCAAGTTATTGCGACCTGGGATCCACATACTCACCCGGTTATTTCAGAAGTGAGTGGTAAGTTAAAGTTCGTCGATCTTATCGAAGGTATGACAATGAATCGTCAGACTGATGAGCTAACAGGTTTGAGTAATATCGTAGTTATCGACGCTAAACAGCGCACTGCTGCGGGCAAAGATCTTCGTCCTATGGTTAAACTTGTTTCTGATGATGGTGACGAAATTTATCTGGCAGGTACGAATGTTCCCGCTCAGTATTACTTACCTGTAGATGCGATCATCAATTTTGAGGATGGTAGTACGGTAGGTGTTGGGGATGTTATCGCCCGTATTCCTCAAGAACGTTCTAAAACTCGTGACATTACCGGGGGTCTACCTAGAGTTGCTGACCTCTTCGAGGCCAGAAAACCAAAAGATGCAGCTGTTATGGCAGAAGTATCTGGACTAGTTAACTTTGGTAAAGAAACGAAGGGTAAACGACGTCTGATAATAACAGCATCAGAACATCATTCTCATGAAGAGTTAATACCTAAGTGGCGTCATATTTCAGTCTTTGAAGGTGAACATGTGGAACGAGGTGAAGTTATTGCCGATGGTCCCCTTAATCCGCATGATATTTTACGTCTACTAGGTGTTGGTGCACTTGCAAATTACATCGTTAATGAAGTTCAAGATGTATACCGCTTGCAAGGGGTAAAAATTAATGACAAACACATCGAGGTGATTGTCCGACAAATGTTACGCAAGCGTGTCATAACTTATTCGGGTGATTCAAAATTCTTGGTGGGTGAGCAGATTGAAGAAAGTGTAATGCTGCAAGAAAACGATAAACTTGGCACAGAAAATAAAGAATTAGCTCAAGGCATTCCAATTTTATTGGGTATTACGAAAGCATCTTTAGCAACTGAGTCATTTATTTCTGCAGCGTCATTCCAGGAAACAACACGTGTCTTGACTGAGGCAGCTGTTAGTGGAAAGGTCGATGATCTGCGTGGATTAAAAGAAAACGTGATGGTAGGACGCTTGATTCCAGCCGGAACAGGTTACGCCTATCATCAAGGCCGCAAGGCTAGACGCGCAAAGGCTGCTGCAGGGAGTGAGCAAGGTACGCATACGGTGACTGCGAGTGATGTCGAACATGCATTAAGTGAAGCACTTAATGCAGATCATCATGATCATTGA